GAGAAGGCTCTCCGTTTTCGGGCACCCTCACCAGTTTCTGGTGCTGACGAGCAATGCCACGAGATTCCTTTACGAGGTTCCCATGGGGGTCCGGGCAAGGATTGAGTTCATCCTGAGCAGATCTGAACCTTTCAGCGAGGAATCGGCCCTATCAATGGATAGGTTGATGAACTGGTTGATGCTGCACGGTGTGAGGAGGTACTACAGGATCCACGTCTCCGGTCACATATCACCGGACCAGATCGGTGATCTTGTGGAGTCGATAAATCCCAGATTCGTTCTGCCCATCCACACGGAGCACCCGGACCTCTTCGATGCCTTCCTACCGAGGAGGATGAGGGATCGCATCATACTGCCGGGGGCTGGGGATGTGTTAAGGTTTTAGGCCGCTCCCTCAGCGGCCAACCGTATGTACCCAAAGGAGGAACTCGAGTCCAGGGTTAGGAGACTCAGGAGATGGATGGCGAGGAGGGATCTGGACCTCTGCCTCTTCACGTCGGGTCCCAACATGCTCTACCTCTCCGGAACGATGGAATCCGAGCTCCTGGTTGTTCCCATGGACGGGGAGCCATACCTGATAGCTAGGTACGCCTTCGGCGATGAGATAGCCAAGGAGAGGTCCCCCTTCCACGTCGAGGTCTACAAGCCCTTCTTCGGGTTGAGCAGGTCGGAGCTCGAGGAGCCCAATCCCTTCAAGGTCCTGGTTGAGAGGACTGGCGACGTCAAGAGGGTGGCCGTGGATTTCATCGAGAGGAGGGAGATGCTCGAGAGGATGAGGAGGGTCTTCAGGAGGGGCAAGAAGAGCGTGGCCGTGATAGATGCCAGGCAGCAGTTGAGCAGGATGAGGTCGATAAAGAGCGAGTATGAGGTGAGTCTCATGAGGGAGAGCGCCTCCATCTCCATAAGGGCCCTGGAGAGCATCGATATTTCCCCGAAGATGAGCGAGAGGGAGGTGGCCAATCTCCTAGAGTTCGAGATGAGGAGGCTGGGAGCCGACGGCAGCAGCTTCCCAACGATAGTAGCCAGCGGGATGAACTCCTTCAACGCTCATCACATACCAACGGAGAGGAGGATCTCCGAGGGGGATATCCTCCTGATAGACTTCGGGGCCAGGTATAAGGGTTACTGCATCGATATAACCAGGACATACTTCATCGGGACGCCCAACGCAGAGTTCTTGGAGAGATATCAGGCCGTCCTCGATGCCCAACTCAGGGCGATCGATCACATCAGAGGAGGGGCCCCTTTCGAGAGACCTGACATAGAGGCGAGGAAGATTCTGAGGGATCGCGGGCTCCTGGACTACTACGTCCACTCCCTGGGTCACGGTCTGGGCATAGAGATACATGAGGAGATAAGGTTGCTCGTTGGGAGGAGGGGACTTCTGGAGGAGGGCATGGTCGTGACCGATGAGCCCGGGATTTACATCAGGGGATGGGGTGGGATAAGGATAGAGGACACCGTGCTCGTCGGCAGGAACAGGGGGGTGCCGCTGACGGATAAGCTCCCCAAGGACCCTGACTACATGAGGAGGTAGCCTTGCGCTGGAGCCTGACGGGAGAGGTTTTCCTCAAGGGAGAGGGTCCCGAGAGGGTGAGGAGCGGCCAGCTGAACATTTACAAGAAGTGGTTGGGCTCCCTGAGGGGCCCTGTCGCTGAGGGAGATCTCGTAGCCATCAGGGACGAGGCGGGCGAGTTCCTCGGCATGGGTTTCTATGAGAACGTCGGGAGCATAGCGGTCAGGGTCCTCAGCAGGGAGCTTGGGGATCCAGCCGTCATAATCGAGGAGAGGCTGAGGGAGTCCCTCAGTTTGAGGGAAAAGCTGAAGCTGGATAACTTCTTCAGATGGGTTTACAGCGAGGCTGATTCCCTGCCCGGATTGATAGTGGACGTTTACGATGATGTCGTGGTCCTCTCATCCACCTCGCTAGGGATCGACCTGAGGATCGAGGGGATAGCCTCTATGGTGGACAGGATCTACGGGCCCTCCTCGATCGTGTTGAGGAACGACAGCAGGCCTAGGAAGGAGGTGGGCCTACCCTTGGAGAGGAGGCTCGTCAAGGGAAGTAAGACGAGGGCCGTCATAAGGGAGGGAACGGCCCTGTTCAACGTGGACACCATGGAGGGACAGAAGACCGGATTCTTCATAGACCAGAGGATGAACAGGATCAGGTTGGAGGAGCTGATCGGCCCTGGCGATAGGGTTCTCGATCTTTTCAGCTACACCGGAGGCTTCGCCCTGCACGCGGCCCTAGCAGGGGCTCGCGTGACCGCTGTGGAGGAGTCGGAGTACGCGGTGTCCGAGATGAGGAGAAACCTCGTCCTGAACTCCGTCGAGGCTGAAGCGATCAGATCTAGGGTCAGGGAGTTCCTCGAGAGGGATCAGGATCTCTACGATTTCGTGATCGTGGATCCGCCCGCCTTCGCCCCCAGCAGGGATATGGTTGGGACCGCCAGGAGGACCTACTTCGCGGTCAACGCAGCGGCCCTCTCCAGGGTGGCCCCGGGGGGTCTCGTCATGACGAGCTCCTGCAGCCTGTTCATATCCAAGGAGGAGTTCAGGGAGATAGTGGAGAGCTCCTCCAGACGCGCTGGGAGGGAGATAAAGATCCTAGAGGAGCTTCGTCCCTCCCCAGATCATCCATTCGACCCCAAGCATCCCTGGACGCTATACCTGAAGGGTCTCCTGCTCCAAGTGGTTTGAAAGGGGCCTCCTATCAACCCTGGAGTAGACGAGCTCTCCCTCCCTCACCCTGACCTGGAGCATATCTCCCACTTTCCATCCGAGCCTCTCGATCAGTCTCTTGGGTGCAGTTATCTGGTAGCTCATGTATTCCCTCTCCTCCATCCTCCACCTCTTCACCCTGAGCTTCACGTAGGGCATATGGGGTCAGTTGGCGTACCTTAATGATACTTTCCCCCCGGGGATCACCTCCGCCCTCCCCAGAATGAGATCCCTCACGGCCTCCTCAAGCACGTCCGAGGGAGTAACGACCAGCTTCGCGCCGTTCCCTACGACGGCCTCCACCACTTCCAGATCGGCCCTATCGCTTATGAATAGATCCGGTTCCAGCTCCAGTATTATATCCTGCAGCAGATCGATCGACCCCCCGAGCTCCAGGAGCGTAACGTCCGTCACGAGCCCCAGGTCGTTCACCTCAATAACTGCAATGAATTTAACATTTTCAGGATTGCTAGATATCTTGCATAACTTCAGATCCCGATTCACCTCTTCAATTGGGAGGGCTATCCTCATTTTGAATCCAATAGTTTTCCAACTAGAAACGATATAAAGCTCCCCGACCGTATGTCAGACCTCGATATATCTCGGATAATAAGCGGTGATGGCGATGATACCAGCGGTGTTCCTAGAGCTCTGCCCACCTTCCGGGGAGCTGAGGACACATGAGAGGAAAATATGCATTGAGGAGGACCTGAAGCGCATATCCTCGGAGTTGGAGGGATTCAAAAGGTTCTTCGAATCCTGTCTGGGTTCACCTCCCTGGGAGGTCCAGTTGATGTGGGCCAAGCGGGCGCTGGCCAGGAGGAGCTTCGCGGCCATAGCTCCGACCGGCGTCGGGAAAACAGTGTTCGGGTTGATAACAAGCCTCTACTTCTCCTACCGAGGATGGGGAAAGTCCTATCTCATCCTCCCAACCTCCCTCCTGGTTGACCAGGTCCACTCGAACCTGCTCAGATACATCAGCTCCTCGGGGATCGACCTGAAGGTCCTCCCCTACAGGAGCAGGATGAACGGGAGGGAGAGGAGCGAGTTCCTCTCCTCCCTGGAGTCAGGGGATTTTGACGTCCTCGTGACCACATCCCAGTACCTCTCGGTGAACCATGAACTCCTGAGGAGGTCCGTGGATAGGTTTTCCCTGATATTCGTGGACGATGTGGATTCCTTCCTGAAGAACTCGAGGAACGTTGACAAGGTCCTGCAGCTGATGGGCTTCAGCGAGGAGGATATAAGGAGGGCTTCACATGGAGAGGAGGTTCGAGGTGAGGTTGACAGTGTCCTCATAGTCTCAACAGCGACTGGAAAGCCTGGAAAAAGGGTTGCCCTGTTCAGATCCCTCCTGGGGTTTGACGTCGGGGTCGTGAGGCCCGAGCTTCTCAGGAACGTCGCGGATCTGTTCACGAGCAACAGGGATGATCTTGGGGAGTTCGCCCGAAGGATGGGCGGTGGGTTCCTCCTCTTCGTCCCCAGCATGTCCCTGGCGGATGAGGCCATGGAGCTCATGGAGTCGGTCGGCTTCAGGGGGGAGGTGGTCCACGGGTACGAGGAGGGGAAGGTCAGGGAGTTCAGCGAGGGGAGGCTGGACTTCCTGGTGGGGGCAGCCAAGCCCTACGGTGTCCTGGTCAGGGGGGTGGACCTGCCGAAGAGGATCAGGTACGTCATCTTCTACGGGGCCCCGAGGTTCGAACTCACGCTGGGGGAAGTTGAGGGGATCGAGGAGCCCTTCCTATCATCCCTGTTCCTCACCCTCTCGAGAGCGATGGGTGAGGACGCCAGGAGGCTCGCTATGAGGATCAGGAGGAACCCCAGGGAGGAGGACCTGAGGAGAGCGAGGCAGATGATTGAGGAGCTATTCTCAGACGAGGAGAGGCTCCGCTCAGTTTCGAGCGCGGCTGACGTTGTGGTGGAGGCTGGTAAGATAATGATTCCCGACATCAGGACTTACATACAGGGTTCTGGCAGGACCTCGAGGCTCTTCCCCGGCGGTATAACCAGGGGGGCCAGCCTCCTATGGGACGATGAGCCCATGCTCACGGCCTTCATAAAGAGGGCCAGGGCCCAGGAGCTGGATCCCCTGCCGCTCAACGAGGTGGACCTGGAGGGGCTCAGGAGGGAGATAGATGAGAGCAGGAGGATGCTTTCCTCCATGAGGAGCGGCTATGAGTACGCTAACCTACTTAGAACTGCGGTCTTCATAGTGGAGAGCCCAAACAAAGCAAGAACAATCGCCAAGTTCTTCGGAAGGCCTAGTAGGAGGTTCGTGAATGGCATACCTGCCTACGAGGTGACCACCGGGAGCTACGTCCTCACGGTGGTCGCCAGCGGAGGGCACGTGGTGGATCTCTCGACCACCTCGGGTTATCACGGTGTTCTCATTGAGAGGGTCGATGGCAGGGACGTCTTCGTGCCAGTTTACTCCTCCATAAGGAGGTGCAATTCCTGCGGCAACCAGTTCACCGATTTGAACAGGTGCCCGAGGTGCGGCTCCGATGACATAAGGGATAGCAGGAGCGTCATAGAGGTCCTCAGGAGACTCAGCTTCGAGGCCTCCAGGGTGATAATAGGAACCGATCCGGACACTGAGGGGGAGAAGATAGCTTGGGACATATATCAGCTCATAAGGGACGCCTCCGAGGAGATATACAGGGCCGAGTTCCACGAGGTGACGAAGAGCGCCATAACGGAGGCCCTTAGGAACCTGAGGGATGTTAACGAGAGGATGGTGGGGGCCCAGGTGGTCAGGAGGATCGAGGACAGGTGGATAGGGTTTGAGCTCAGCGCGGAGGTGCAGGAGAGGTTCGGCAGGAGATACCTGTCGGCGGGGAGGGCTCAAACGCCCGTCCTAGGATGGGTAATAGAGAGGTACAGGGAGCACCAGAGAAAGAGGACGATCACTGTTTTGAGGGGGGATGAGCTCTTTCTCAGGCTGGAGGGAAGGGTGGGTGAGCCTGGGCCATCTAAGGTGGAAGTCAAGGTCCTCAGGACTGAGGAGGAGACCGTCAGACCTCCTCCACCCTTCACCACGGATGCCATGCTGAGCGAGGCCAACAGGCTGTTCAGAATGGGAGCAAGCAGGACGATGCAGCTGGCTCAGTTCCTCTTCGAGGCCGGTCTTATAACCTACCATAGAACGGACAGCCCTAGGGTAAGCGATGCCGGGATGAGGGTGGCCTCCGTTGTCCTGAGGGATGGGTTCATCCCCAGGAGGTGGGGGGAGGGAGGCGCTCACGAGTGCATCAGGCCCACGAAGCCCCTCTCGATGGAGGAACTGATCGATTACGTCAGAGAGGGAATCTTGGCCGTTGAGGGGCTGACGAGGGATCACCTGAGGCTCTACAATCTCATATTCAGGAGATTCATGGCATCCCAGTCCAGGGAAGGTACGTTGGTGAGGCAGGTGGTGAGTCTAAGGGTAGGAGAGAGCGTCTTCGAGGTCAGCAGGTTGATCGGAGCCCGAGGTGGCTGGTTGGACTGGTACCCGTTTCACTACACGATAGAGCCTGAGCTTAGGGATGGGATCTATGAGGTCATCGTGGAGCATCAGCAGGTTCCTGCGGCCCCCCTCTACACGCAGAGCGATCTGATAGCACTCATGAAGGAGAGGGGAATCGGCAGGCCCTCCACATATGCCACGATAGTTGAGAAGATCCTGCAGAGGGGTTACGTGATAGAGAGGAGGGAGAGGCTCATCCCCACGAGGCTAGGGATCGAGGTGTACGATTTCCTCTCCAAGAACTTCCCGGACCTGATAAGTGAGGAAAGAACTAGAATTCTTGAAAAGAAGATGGATAGCGTTGAGGAGGGGATCTCGGACTACCAGGATCTCCTAAATGAGCTCTATAATGAGATAAAGGAGAAGGTCGTCAGTAGGAGGTCAGGAGGTTGAGATCAGCTCATCCCCCCTCAGCTCCAGCCTCCTCTCCTTATGCATCCTCATGTACCTTTCTAGAGCGGCTATCCTGAAGCTCGGCGGCACCATCGTCAGCATCGTGGCAGGCGCCTTCCCCCAGACCCTCAGCATTATCTCTATCCTATTCTCCACAGCGCCCCAGTTATCCCTGAATACCCTCTCCGCCTCCTTCACCTCCTCCGCCAGCACGTTTAGGGACTCCCTGGTGGATCTCACCAGCCTCTCGGCCTCCTCAAGCTTGCCCTCCCTCAACCTGAGTTCCGCATTCACCAGCGAGGCCTCGGCATCCACCATCCTGTATGGAGACACCTCAAAACCTATCAGGCTCTCCAATTCCTCAAGCTTTCCTTTCAGGCCCTCCAGCTTCTCTCTCAGGTTTTTAAGATCCTCCTCAAGGCGCAGCACCTCCCCAGCGGGAAGTTCGATCCTAGGAGCTGAAGGCCTCTCTATCTCCTCTAAGGGCACCTCCGGCCTCTCTATCTCCTCCTTCTCTATCTCCTCCATCGGTATCGGTGGCCCCTCCTCCTCGAACTCGAACGGGATCTCCTCCAGCGGGACCTCCTCCGGAACCTCCCGGGGAGCCTCCGGGGGCGGAACCTCCTTCGGGATGATCACCTCGACTTTCCTCGGCCTCCTAGGCCTCAC
This is a stretch of genomic DNA from Candidatus Korarchaeota archaeon NZ13-K. It encodes these proteins:
- a CDS encoding peptidase M24 family protein, whose protein sequence is MYPKEELESRVRRLRRWMARRDLDLCLFTSGPNMLYLSGTMESELLVVPMDGEPYLIARYAFGDEIAKERSPFHVEVYKPFFGLSRSELEEPNPFKVLVERTGDVKRVAVDFIERREMLERMRRVFRRGKKSVAVIDARQQLSRMRSIKSEYEVSLMRESASISIRALESIDISPKMSEREVANLLEFEMRRLGADGSSFPTIVASGMNSFNAHHIPTERRISEGDILLIDFGARYKGYCIDITRTYFIGTPNAEFLERYQAVLDAQLRAIDHIRGGAPFERPDIEARKILRDRGLLDYYVHSLGHGLGIEIHEEIRLLVGRRGLLEEGMVVTDEPGIYIRGWGGIRIEDTVLVGRNRGVPLTDKLPKDPDYMRR
- a CDS encoding class I SAM-dependent rRNA methyltransferase, with protein sequence MRWSLTGEVFLKGEGPERVRSGQLNIYKKWLGSLRGPVAEGDLVAIRDEAGEFLGMGFYENVGSIAVRVLSRELGDPAVIIEERLRESLSLREKLKLDNFFRWVYSEADSLPGLIVDVYDDVVVLSSTSLGIDLRIEGIASMVDRIYGPSSIVLRNDSRPRKEVGLPLERRLVKGSKTRAVIREGTALFNVDTMEGQKTGFFIDQRMNRIRLEELIGPGDRVLDLFSYTGGFALHAALAGARVTAVEESEYAVSEMRRNLVLNSVEAEAIRSRVREFLERDQDLYDFVIVDPPAFAPSRDMVGTARRTYFAVNAAALSRVAPGGLVMTSSCSLFISKEEFREIVESSSRRAGREIKILEELRPSPDHPFDPKHPWTLYLKGLLLQVV
- a CDS encoding AbrB/MazE/SpoVT family DNA-binding domain-containing protein, which encodes MPYVKLRVKRWRMEEREYMSYQITAPKRLIERLGWKVGDMLQVRVREGELVYSRVDRRPLSNHLEQETLQV
- the rgy gene encoding reverse gyrase, whose product is MAMIPAVFLELCPPSGELRTHERKICIEEDLKRISSELEGFKRFFESCLGSPPWEVQLMWAKRALARRSFAAIAPTGVGKTVFGLITSLYFSYRGWGKSYLILPTSLLVDQVHSNLLRYISSSGIDLKVLPYRSRMNGRERSEFLSSLESGDFDVLVTTSQYLSVNHELLRRSVDRFSLIFVDDVDSFLKNSRNVDKVLQLMGFSEEDIRRASHGEEVRGEVDSVLIVSTATGKPGKRVALFRSLLGFDVGVVRPELLRNVADLFTSNRDDLGEFARRMGGGFLLFVPSMSLADEAMELMESVGFRGEVVHGYEEGKVREFSEGRLDFLVGAAKPYGVLVRGVDLPKRIRYVIFYGAPRFELTLGEVEGIEEPFLSSLFLTLSRAMGEDARRLAMRIRRNPREEDLRRARQMIEELFSDEERLRSVSSAADVVVEAGKIMIPDIRTYIQGSGRTSRLFPGGITRGASLLWDDEPMLTAFIKRARAQELDPLPLNEVDLEGLRREIDESRRMLSSMRSGYEYANLLRTAVFIVESPNKARTIAKFFGRPSRRFVNGIPAYEVTTGSYVLTVVASGGHVVDLSTTSGYHGVLIERVDGRDVFVPVYSSIRRCNSCGNQFTDLNRCPRCGSDDIRDSRSVIEVLRRLSFEASRVIIGTDPDTEGEKIAWDIYQLIRDASEEIYRAEFHEVTKSAITEALRNLRDVNERMVGAQVVRRIEDRWIGFELSAEVQERFGRRYLSAGRAQTPVLGWVIERYREHQRKRTITVLRGDELFLRLEGRVGEPGPSKVEVKVLRTEEETVRPPPPFTTDAMLSEANRLFRMGASRTMQLAQFLFEAGLITYHRTDSPRVSDAGMRVASVVLRDGFIPRRWGEGGAHECIRPTKPLSMEELIDYVREGILAVEGLTRDHLRLYNLIFRRFMASQSREGTLVRQVVSLRVGESVFEVSRLIGARGGWLDWYPFHYTIEPELRDGIYEVIVEHQQVPAAPLYTQSDLIALMKERGIGRPSTYATIVEKILQRGYVIERRERLIPTRLGIEVYDFLSKNFPDLISEERTRILEKKMDSVEEGISDYQDLLNELYNEIKEKVVSRRSGG